One genomic window of Bradyrhizobium sp. B124 includes the following:
- the flhA gene encoding flagellar biosynthesis protein FlhA, with product MVDVTAGQGTAGKSGLPSLGEIGDILKRGDLALALGVLTILVVLILPLPSIVLDLFLAVSITISILILMTSLFIQAPLEFSSFPTILLISTMMRLSLNMASTRLILSHGHEGTAAAGHVIEAFGNFVMGGNFVIGIIVFAILVIVNFVVITKGSGRIAEVAARFQLDSMPGKQMAIDADLSAGLIDEKAAKERRKALEDESGFFGAMDGASKFVRGDAIAGLLIVGINIVGGIIIGVAQQGLSFGEAARTYTVLTVGDGLVTQVPALIVSTAAGLLVSKAGITGAADKALMRQLSGYPQALGMSAGVMLVLALLPGIPTLPFLALGSGAAALAWNARKKKRVANAAEAAAAAAPAAAAAAAAAAAEEPIAAALKIDDLKIELGYALLPLVNGPDGTDRLTEQIKALRRSLAIEMGFVMPAVRILDNVQLEANSYVIKIKEVDAGTGKIWPSQFMVMDPAGNQVQLPGIHTIEPTFGLPATWVDAGLKEEAALKGYTVVDAATVLSTHLTELLKTNMADLLSYGEVQKLLKDLPKEQGELIKDIVPSQVTVSGIQRVLQLLLAERISIRDLSTILEGIADALAFSRNPATMVEHVRARLARQICAQNTSPNGYLPLIALSARWEQAFAESIVGQGDDRSLAMQPSKLSEFMTAVRNAFEQAAREGEAPVLVTSAAIRPFVRSLVERFRSQTTVLSQAEIHPRARLKTVGSV from the coding sequence ATGGTCGACGTCACGGCGGGTCAGGGCACGGCAGGCAAGAGCGGATTGCCGAGCCTCGGCGAGATCGGCGACATCCTCAAGCGCGGCGATCTCGCGCTGGCGCTCGGCGTCCTCACCATCCTGGTGGTGCTGATCCTGCCGCTGCCCTCGATCGTGCTCGACCTGTTTTTGGCGGTCTCGATCACGATCTCGATCCTGATCCTGATGACCTCGCTATTCATCCAGGCGCCGCTGGAATTCTCGTCGTTTCCGACCATCCTGCTGATCTCGACCATGATGCGGCTGTCGCTGAACATGGCCTCGACCCGGCTGATCCTGAGCCACGGCCACGAGGGCACGGCGGCTGCCGGCCACGTCATCGAGGCGTTCGGCAACTTCGTGATGGGCGGCAACTTCGTGATCGGCATCATCGTGTTCGCGATCCTGGTGATCGTGAACTTCGTGGTCATCACCAAGGGTTCGGGCCGTATCGCCGAAGTTGCGGCGCGCTTCCAATTGGACTCGATGCCCGGCAAGCAGATGGCGATCGACGCCGACCTGTCCGCCGGACTGATCGACGAGAAGGCCGCCAAGGAGCGCCGCAAGGCGCTGGAAGACGAGAGCGGCTTCTTCGGCGCGATGGACGGTGCCTCGAAATTCGTCCGCGGCGACGCCATCGCCGGCCTCCTGATCGTCGGCATCAACATCGTCGGCGGCATCATCATCGGCGTCGCCCAGCAGGGCCTCTCCTTCGGTGAAGCCGCACGCACCTACACCGTGCTGACGGTCGGCGACGGCCTCGTCACCCAGGTGCCGGCGCTGATCGTCTCGACCGCAGCCGGCCTCCTGGTCTCCAAGGCCGGCATCACCGGCGCCGCCGACAAGGCGCTGATGCGCCAGCTCTCCGGCTATCCGCAGGCGCTCGGCATGTCGGCCGGCGTCATGCTGGTGCTGGCGCTGCTGCCGGGCATTCCGACGCTGCCGTTCCTGGCGCTGGGCTCCGGCGCCGCGGCGCTGGCCTGGAACGCGCGCAAGAAGAAGCGGGTCGCCAACGCCGCCGAGGCCGCCGCCGCGGCCGCCCCCGCTGCAGCCGCGGCCGCCGCCGCTGCCGCCGCGGAAGAGCCGATCGCCGCCGCGCTGAAGATCGACGACCTCAAGATCGAGCTCGGCTACGCGCTGCTGCCGCTGGTCAACGGCCCCGACGGCACCGACCGCCTCACCGAGCAGATCAAGGCGCTGCGCCGCTCGCTCGCGATCGAGATGGGCTTCGTGATGCCGGCGGTGCGCATCCTCGACAATGTGCAGCTCGAGGCCAACAGCTACGTCATCAAGATCAAGGAAGTCGACGCCGGCACCGGCAAGATCTGGCCGAGCCAGTTCATGGTCATGGATCCCGCCGGCAACCAGGTACAGCTGCCGGGCATCCACACCATCGAACCGACCTTCGGCCTGCCGGCGACCTGGGTCGATGCCGGCCTGAAGGAAGAGGCTGCGCTGAAGGGCTACACCGTTGTCGACGCCGCGACCGTGCTGTCGACGCACCTGACCGAGCTGCTCAAGACCAACATGGCGGACTTGCTGTCCTACGGCGAGGTGCAGAAGCTGTTGAAGGACCTGCCGAAGGAGCAGGGCGAGCTGATCAAGGACATCGTGCCGAGCCAGGTCACGGTGTCGGGCATCCAGCGCGTGCTGCAATTGCTGCTCGCCGAGCGGATTTCCATCCGCGACCTTTCCACCATCCTCGAGGGCATCGCCGACGCGCTGGCGTTCTCGCGCAATCCGGCCACCATGGTCGAGCATGTCCGCGCCCGGCTGGCGCGCCAGATCTGCGCCCAGAACACCTCGCCGAACGGCTATCTGCCGCTGATCGCGCTGTCGGCGCGCTGGGAACAGGCGTTCGCCGAGTCGATCGTCGGCCAAGGCGACGACCGCAGCCTGGCGATGCAGCCTTCGAAGCTGTCGGAATTCATGACCGCCGTGCGCAACGCCTTCGAGCAGGCGGCGCGCGAGGGCGAGGCGCCGGTGCTGGTGACGTCGGCCGCGATCCGGCCGTTCGTTCGCTCACTGGTGGAGCGGTTCCGCTCGCAGACCACCGTCTTGTCGCAGGCCGAGATCCATCCGCGAGCCCGGCTGAAGACCGTCGGCAGCGTGTAG
- a CDS encoding anti-sigma factor, whose amino-acid sequence MAYSEDHIALAAEYALGTLDADERTQVETMMAVDTEFAALVQAWEFRLGPLNQMVGLVEPRPVVWENIKAAIGHAGAPQAPLVLPETPTATVTPPPITDDPGFGSAFDPEPAQPSEIPQPAEIRRPPIQPRFGVNDSTNMIALAGRVKRWRGIASAATAIAAALLVTLGLQIYRPDALPNAIRPKPRIQTVEVKTPAPALAPSAQYVALLQGQNGGPAFIMTIDGATKNFTVRKVGAPSEPGKSFELWLISDRLPQPRSLGVIGADDFTARPVLSGYDPDVINGATYAVTVEQAGGSPNGQPTSAPIFTGKLIETVPPASGSTR is encoded by the coding sequence ATGGCCTATAGCGAAGACCATATCGCGCTCGCCGCGGAATATGCGCTCGGTACGCTCGATGCCGACGAGCGCACGCAGGTCGAGACCATGATGGCCGTGGACACCGAGTTCGCCGCGCTCGTGCAAGCCTGGGAGTTCAGGCTCGGGCCGCTGAACCAGATGGTCGGCCTGGTCGAGCCGCGCCCGGTGGTCTGGGAAAACATCAAGGCGGCGATCGGCCATGCCGGCGCGCCGCAGGCGCCGCTGGTCTTGCCCGAGACGCCGACCGCGACGGTGACGCCGCCGCCGATCACCGACGATCCTGGTTTCGGCTCGGCGTTCGATCCGGAGCCTGCTCAGCCATCAGAAATCCCACAGCCGGCCGAGATTCGGCGGCCACCAATCCAGCCACGTTTTGGCGTCAACGACAGCACCAACATGATCGCGCTTGCGGGCCGCGTGAAGCGCTGGCGCGGCATCGCGTCGGCGGCGACCGCGATCGCGGCCGCGCTGCTGGTCACGCTCGGCCTGCAGATCTACCGGCCCGACGCGTTGCCGAATGCGATCCGTCCGAAGCCGCGCATCCAGACCGTCGAAGTGAAGACGCCGGCGCCGGCGCTCGCGCCGTCGGCGCAGTATGTCGCGCTGCTGCAGGGACAGAATGGCGGGCCGGCCTTCATCATGACCATCGACGGCGCGACCAAGAACTTCACCGTGCGCAAGGTCGGCGCTCCGTCCGAGCCCGGCAAGAGCTTTGAGCTCTGGTTGATCTCCGACAGGCTGCCGCAGCCGCGCTCGCTCGGCGTGATCGGCGCCGATGATTTCACCGCGCGCCCGGTGCTGTCGGGCTACGATCCCGACGTGATCAACGGCGCCACCTACGCGGTGACGGTCGAGCAGGCCGGCGGTTCGCCGAATGGCCAGCCGACTTCGGCGCCAATCTTCACCGGCAAGCTGATCGAGACCGTGCCGCCTGCGTCGGGTTCGACGCGATAA
- a CDS encoding sigma-70 family RNA polymerase sigma factor, producing MLTPAELVWLIAAVAKGDEAAFERLYAATRSKLFGVVLRILRRQDLAEEVIQEAYVKIWNSAGQFNPALSSPITWMASIARNRAIDVVRKRGESSLEDEPAAMEVAADSPDPLARREMTEELKRLLECVGRLEPDRQKLVLLAYYNGWSREQLAAKFETPVNTVKTWLRRSLMDIRECLGL from the coding sequence ATGCTGACGCCGGCTGAGCTCGTCTGGCTGATCGCCGCCGTCGCGAAGGGGGATGAGGCCGCCTTTGAGCGGCTGTACGCCGCGACCCGCTCGAAACTCTTTGGCGTCGTGCTCCGTATCTTGCGGCGTCAGGACCTCGCCGAGGAGGTCATTCAGGAGGCTTACGTCAAGATCTGGAACAGCGCCGGGCAGTTCAACCCGGCCCTGTCGTCCCCGATCACGTGGATGGCGTCGATCGCGCGCAACCGGGCCATCGATGTCGTGCGCAAGCGAGGCGAGTCCTCGCTGGAAGATGAGCCTGCGGCGATGGAAGTCGCCGCCGACTCGCCCGATCCGCTGGCGCGACGGGAAATGACGGAAGAGTTGAAGCGGTTGCTGGAGTGCGTCGGTCGTCTGGAGCCCGATCGTCAGAAGCTCGTGCTGCTCGCCTATTACAACGGCTGGAGCCGCGAGCAGCTCGCCGCAAAGTTCGAGACACCGGTGAACACGGTGAAGACCTGGCTGCGCCGCAGCCTGATGGATATCCGGGAGTGTCTTGGACTCTGA
- the fliJ gene encoding flagellar export protein FliJ produces MKSRETLIRLKKFQVDEKRRRVTQIEGMIADFQRMSVELEREIQTEQERAGINDPSHFAYPTYAKAAIQRRENLTRSADELRAQLDDAKALLSEAFEELKKVELLDERDQARERAEESAREQADMDSIGLMRARLGVIA; encoded by the coding sequence ATGAAGTCACGTGAAACGCTGATCCGCCTGAAGAAGTTTCAGGTCGATGAAAAGCGCCGTCGGGTTACCCAGATCGAAGGCATGATCGCCGATTTCCAGCGCATGTCCGTCGAGCTCGAGCGCGAGATCCAGACCGAGCAGGAGCGCGCCGGGATCAATGATCCCTCGCATTTCGCCTATCCCACCTACGCCAAGGCCGCGATCCAGCGCCGCGAGAACCTGACCCGTTCGGCCGACGAGCTGCGTGCCCAGCTCGACGACGCCAAGGCGCTGCTGTCGGAAGCCTTCGAGGAGCTGAAGAAGGTCGAGCTGCTTGACGAGCGCGACCAGGCGCGCGAACGCGCGGAGGAGAGCGCTCGCGAGCAAGCCGACATGGATTCGATCGGCCTGATGCGGGCCCGGCTCGGCGTCATCGCCTGA